The following are encoded together in the Streptomyces flavofungini genome:
- the mpaM gene encoding daptide-type RiPP biosynthesis methyltransferase — MPATATGLPVPPAPPHLPDPTGLAGQIAQTLGDSLTVAELYGPLGGPVYHELTADDTHEIRDVLALLRGVPGPVLELACGSGRLTLPLLAAGHQVTGVDTSGSLLAQLRDRLSEPAAQRLARRLTLVEADMCALDLPERFGAALLGTTTIGLVPPAARPDFFRTVRAHLAPGGLFVLSAHTPSAEHADQPTVRPVVTPQGVTFVIDQAEPGLGQRQVAILRLPAQGGPLLLTSTVNVPDPETLAEELRSAGFDLAEVRTARPAAGVPSELSILVARSPR; from the coding sequence ATGCCCGCCACCGCGACCGGCCTACCCGTTCCGCCCGCCCCGCCCCACCTGCCCGACCCGACCGGACTCGCCGGCCAGATCGCCCAGACCCTGGGCGACTCCCTGACCGTCGCCGAGCTCTACGGCCCGCTCGGCGGCCCCGTCTACCACGAGCTCACCGCGGACGACACCCACGAGATCCGCGACGTACTGGCCCTGCTGCGCGGCGTACCGGGCCCTGTTCTCGAACTCGCCTGCGGCTCGGGCAGGTTGACGCTTCCGCTGCTGGCCGCCGGGCACCAGGTCACCGGCGTCGACACCTCCGGCAGCCTCCTCGCACAGCTGCGCGACCGGCTGTCCGAGCCCGCCGCCCAGCGCCTCGCCCGGCGGCTGACCCTGGTCGAGGCCGACATGTGCGCCCTGGATCTGCCCGAACGTTTCGGTGCCGCGCTCCTCGGCACCACCACCATCGGCCTGGTGCCGCCCGCCGCCCGACCCGACTTCTTCCGCACGGTCCGCGCACACCTCGCTCCCGGCGGCCTGTTCGTGCTCAGCGCCCACACGCCGTCCGCCGAGCACGCCGACCAGCCCACCGTCCGCCCGGTGGTCACCCCCCAGGGGGTCACCTTCGTCATCGACCAGGCCGAGCCCGGTCTCGGGCAGCGCCAGGTCGCCATCCTGCGGCTGCCCGCGCAGGGCGGTCCGCTGCTGCTGACGTCCACCGTCAACGTGCCGGACCCCGAGACCCTCGCCGAAGAACTCCGGAGCGCCGGGTTCGACCTCGCCGAGGTCCGCACGGCCCGCCCCGCCGCCGGTGTCCCCTCCGAACTGAGCATCCTGGTCGCAAGGAGCCCCCGATGA